One window of the Granulicella arctica genome contains the following:
- the obgE gene encoding GTPase ObgE → MFIDEARIRIKAGDGGNGCMAFRREKFVPRGGPSGGDGGHGGDILMSSSLSHNTLVHFRFNPEHKSERGGHGLGSNMSGAAGEPATLKVPVGTLLYDDNTGELIHDFARVDETIVIARGGRGGRGNQHFATSTHQAPREHELGRSGEERNYRLELRLLADAGLVGYPNVGKSTLISRISAARPKVANYAFTTLEPNLGVVSVGDWPHVNSFTVADLPGLIEGAHLGHGLGIQFLKHIERTSVVVHLVDVSDGSGRLDPVEDFKVITEELKSFDPALAKKPTVLVAAKADVADPAKLKKLTAMAKRRKIPLYTISAVTGEGIEPLKYAIADLVALHRPINLEPEPVAATKLKPHYPPPAPSSRGRG, encoded by the coding sequence TTCGTATCAAAGCTGGCGACGGTGGTAATGGCTGCATGGCATTTCGCCGTGAGAAGTTCGTTCCGCGTGGCGGACCCTCGGGCGGCGATGGTGGCCACGGTGGCGACATCCTCATGTCGTCCTCGCTAAGCCACAACACCCTCGTCCACTTTCGCTTCAATCCCGAGCACAAGTCAGAGCGCGGCGGCCACGGCCTCGGCTCGAACATGTCCGGCGCTGCTGGCGAGCCTGCCACCCTCAAGGTTCCTGTCGGCACTCTCCTCTACGACGACAATACCGGCGAACTGATCCACGACTTCGCCCGCGTCGACGAGACCATCGTCATCGCCCGCGGCGGACGCGGCGGACGCGGCAATCAGCACTTCGCCACCAGCACCCACCAGGCGCCACGCGAGCACGAACTCGGCCGCTCCGGCGAAGAGCGCAACTATCGTCTCGAACTCCGTCTTCTCGCGGATGCCGGCCTGGTTGGCTATCCAAACGTCGGTAAGTCGACCCTGATCTCGCGCATCTCCGCCGCTCGCCCAAAGGTCGCTAACTACGCCTTCACCACGCTCGAGCCGAACCTCGGCGTCGTCTCTGTGGGAGATTGGCCCCATGTGAACTCCTTTACGGTAGCCGACCTTCCGGGCCTCATCGAAGGCGCTCACCTCGGCCACGGACTTGGCATTCAGTTTCTCAAGCATATTGAGCGCACCAGCGTCGTCGTTCATCTGGTCGACGTATCGGACGGCTCAGGCCGTCTCGATCCGGTAGAAGACTTCAAGGTCATCACCGAAGAGCTAAAGAGCTTCGATCCCGCCCTCGCTAAGAAGCCGACGGTTCTCGTAGCCGCCAAGGCCGATGTTGCCGACCCGGCCAAGCTGAAGAAGCTGACAGCCATGGCGAAGCGCCGCAAGATTCCGCTCTACACGATCTCGGCCGTCACCGGTGAGGGGATCGAGCCGCTTAAGTACGCTATCGCCGATCTGGTAGCGCTCCACCGACCCATCAATCTGGAGCCAGAACCGGTAGCCGCCACGAAGCTCAAGCCGCACTATCCGCCGCCCGCACCCTCCTCACGAGGCCGCGGTTAA
- a CDS encoding type III secretion system effector protein, giving the protein MTPQQQLNAFLTHCSTLRQGYFYNFKKKTSSMRHFVTALEQQIAQNNVKGFQQEKYDGALATLKLQSPKDHLKYLDSIFSLTIVWGTQKNYVALASAPLPVSTLFWNQVTGALATTALPISISSRYPGYHEAVATHLTALAGTTPGGLMLAALAAHPTYTTSIVDHPLSNQCGSNGSPHGMNPVARELYSDIVSSLGAETKAALLRAPLMVGMTRAAWLADKINKTPKYHLKGVPPIAASNMGVTEGMVQAWVGGQSIWTDFGNDPDLEQIKNAIIVALYPYSGTGNGCSSMVNYSLGSANPLNVERPPAIGLAHELVHAYFNMKGKQPGYEVENSTTVLFEYRCVGLGPWHGKSICENAIRTDWNSALAGFDGDDTRNLVNVATRDFYSKA; this is encoded by the coding sequence ATGACACCGCAGCAGCAGTTGAATGCGTTTCTTACCCATTGCAGTACCCTTCGCCAAGGGTATTTCTACAACTTCAAGAAGAAGACGAGCTCGATGCGGCACTTTGTTACGGCGCTGGAGCAGCAGATCGCGCAGAACAACGTCAAGGGTTTCCAGCAGGAAAAGTACGACGGCGCTCTGGCGACGTTGAAGCTGCAGAGCCCGAAAGATCATCTGAAGTACCTGGACTCGATCTTTTCGCTGACCATAGTTTGGGGAACGCAGAAGAACTATGTGGCCCTGGCGTCTGCTCCGTTGCCGGTCTCGACGTTGTTCTGGAACCAGGTGACGGGTGCGCTCGCGACGACGGCGCTCCCCATCTCCATCTCGTCGCGGTATCCGGGATATCACGAGGCGGTGGCGACTCACCTGACTGCGCTGGCAGGGACGACTCCCGGGGGGCTGATGCTTGCGGCATTGGCCGCTCATCCGACGTACACGACGAGCATCGTGGACCATCCGTTGAGCAATCAGTGCGGCTCGAACGGATCGCCGCATGGCATGAACCCCGTTGCACGCGAGCTGTATTCGGATATCGTAAGCTCTCTGGGCGCCGAGACGAAGGCGGCCCTGTTGCGGGCGCCCCTGATGGTAGGCATGACGCGAGCTGCATGGTTGGCGGACAAGATTAATAAGACGCCGAAGTATCATTTGAAGGGTGTTCCGCCCATAGCAGCGAGCAATATGGGCGTAACAGAAGGTATGGTGCAGGCGTGGGTGGGTGGCCAGTCGATCTGGACTGACTTCGGGAACGACCCTGATCTTGAGCAGATCAAGAATGCCATCATCGTGGCGCTCTATCCGTATTCGGGGACAGGCAATGGATGCAGCTCCATGGTGAACTACAGCCTGGGGTCGGCGAACCCGCTGAACGTAGAGCGGCCACCAGCGATCGGCCTGGCGCATGAGCTGGTGCATGCATACTTCAACATGAAAGGTAAGCAGCCGGGGTATGAAGTAGAGAATTCAACGACCGTGCTCTTTGAGTATCGCTGCGTCGGGCTGGGGCCGTGGCACGGCAAATCGATCTGCGAGAATGCGATCCGGACGGACTGGAACTCTGCACTGGCTGGCTTCGATGGAGACGATACGCGTAACCTTGTGAATGTGGCGACGCGAGACTTCTATTCAAAAGCCTGA